In Acidimicrobiales bacterium, a single window of DNA contains:
- a CDS encoding gluconate 2-dehydrogenase subunit 3 family protein, with translation MPIRARRGTTPGEKGRFPDFDVLDEVPRWDEVTAGVVLARLDPFPDHSFFSPPEFATLKALLDVLLGQRDEPRVPVARMVDQRLALGETDGWFYEDMPPDGEAWRQTVGFIDLDARTRFGRELAALEWHQQAELVQAVQDAEDYHGLKGGHVWSLWTRYACAAFYSHPWAWNEIGFGGPAYPRGYKAIGVDKRERWERPEVDARDPVPWAERVEQARRAHEFGLSDDR, from the coding sequence ATGCCGATCCGGGCCCGCCGGGGGACGACCCCGGGGGAGAAGGGGCGGTTCCCCGACTTCGACGTGCTCGACGAGGTCCCCCGCTGGGACGAGGTGACCGCCGGGGTGGTGCTGGCCCGGCTCGACCCGTTCCCCGACCACAGCTTCTTCAGCCCCCCCGAGTTCGCCACCCTGAAGGCGCTGCTCGACGTGCTGCTCGGCCAGCGCGACGAACCCCGGGTGCCGGTGGCCCGGATGGTCGACCAGCGGCTGGCTCTCGGGGAGACCGACGGCTGGTTCTACGAGGACATGCCGCCCGACGGAGAGGCGTGGCGCCAGACCGTCGGCTTCATCGACCTCGACGCCCGCACCCGGTTCGGCCGGGAGCTCGCGGCGCTGGAGTGGCACCAGCAGGCGGAGCTGGTCCAGGCGGTGCAGGACGCCGAGGACTACCACGGCCTGAAGGGCGGCCACGTCTGGTCGCTGTGGACGCGCTACGCGTGCGCGGCGTTCTACTCCCATCCGTGGGCCTGGAACGAGATCGGCTTCGGGGGCCCCGCCTACCCGCGCGGCTACAAGGCCATCGGCGTCGACAAGCGGGAGCGGTGGGAGCGCCCTGAGGTCGACGCCCGGGATCCGGTGCCCTGGGCGGAGCGGGTGGAGCAGGCCCGGCGCGCCCACGAGTTCGGTCTCTCCGACGACAGGTGA